The Gammaproteobacteria bacterium region CATTTTTGACTACCATTAATTCTCTGGGGATATCTGATGGCAATAAATCCAATACTTTACGGCTCATCCATACAGGTGTACGAATATCATTTTCTCCATTTATTAAGAAAATAGGTTTTCTAAACTTTGCTGCTATACAAATAGGCATTTTATCTGTTGGGAAATTTGCAGGTACAATCAGCTCGCTCTTAGTTTTGTTACGTACCTTCATAACTAAAGGAATAAAATCATCGAAAGTAGTGGGCAGTGACCGACCTATAAAAGCACTAACATTATTGTTGTTATACGCGGTTATCATTGATAGGTATGCTCCTGTTGACCACCCCATAATAACAATAGCATCTTTTCGTACTTCTGGTTGTTGTGCTACGGTGTTTATAACAGCATTGTAATCTTCGAGCATCTCAGTATAACACAAGTAATTTTTATCCATCGGGAAATAGGAACTTGTCCCAAAACCTCTCCAGTCAAATGTTACAACATTGAATCCCATATTACAGAATGCTTCTGCTAGATGTAGCTGAAAATAGGACATATTTCCTGCATCTCCATTGCAAATTATGATAGTTGGTAGTTTCTTATTATTTTCTGGTGTTTCATACTTCCTTTTTCTTCCGTTAAGCATTTCTAGTTCTGATTCGGATAGATCATTCTGGGCTGGGAAAAACCACGTTGCAATGTGATAATTATCATTCGTTTTTACATCCAGTTCTTTGTACATCAAACCTAGTTCTTCCGGTTTACGTATATATACAGTGTCCGGAAGAATCGCAAAAGTGCTTTGAGTTAATAATGTGAGAAA contains the following coding sequences:
- a CDS encoding alpha/beta fold hydrolase, which translates into the protein MSAKPMRIKNTYSVYLMKLILLLFLTLLTQSTFAILPDTVYIRKPEELGLMYKELDVKTNDNYHIATWFFPAQNDLSESELEMLNGRKRKYETPENNKKLPTIIICNGDAGNMSYFQLHLAEAFCNMGFNVVTFDWRGFGTSSYFPMDKNYLCYTEMLEDYNAVINTVAQQPEVRKDAIVIMGWSTGAYLSMITAYNNNNVSAFIGRSLPTTFDDFIPLVMKVRNKTKSELIVPANFPTDKMPICIAAKFRKPIFLINGENDIRTPVWMSRKVLDLLPSDIPRELMVVKNAGHGGKEDPIMIDFENFIDKVSLFLKKNIVDK